One region of Pyramidobacter sp. YE332 genomic DNA includes:
- a CDS encoding metal-dependent hydrolase: protein MRLTFLGHACFDLCDGKYHVLTDPYLSGNDLAAARAGEVPADFILVSHCHGDHLGDTLDIARRTGATVVGVAELRGMLTEAGLKNCLGNIGGWGPMPFGRVKLLQAIHGSGLPGALACGFLIEMGGKKVYFAGDTAFYGDMALLAEEKLDAALLPIGDFYTMGPDDAARAARAIGAKITVPMHYDTFPAIRQDPQAFKALCEPASRVAVLRPGESLEL, encoded by the coding sequence ATGAGACTGACGTTTTTGGGACATGCCTGTTTTGATCTGTGCGACGGAAAATACCACGTGCTCACCGATCCCTATCTGAGTGGCAACGACCTTGCCGCCGCGAGAGCCGGCGAAGTTCCCGCCGACTTCATCCTCGTCAGCCACTGTCACGGCGACCATCTCGGCGACACGCTGGACATCGCCCGGCGCACGGGGGCGACGGTGGTCGGCGTGGCCGAGCTGCGCGGCATGCTGACGGAGGCGGGGCTGAAAAACTGTCTCGGCAACATCGGCGGCTGGGGGCCGATGCCGTTCGGGCGCGTCAAGCTGCTTCAGGCGATCCACGGCAGCGGCCTGCCGGGAGCGCTGGCCTGCGGCTTTCTGATCGAGATGGGCGGCAAAAAAGTTTATTTCGCCGGCGACACGGCTTTTTACGGCGACATGGCGCTGCTGGCCGAGGAAAAACTGGACGCGGCGCTGCTGCCGATCGGCGATTTCTACACGATGGGGCCGGACGACGCGGCCCGCGCGGCCCGCGCCATCGGCGCGAAGATCACCGTGCCCATGCATTACGACACGTTCCCGGCCATCAGGCAGGATCCGCAGGCGTTCAAGGCGCTCTGCGAGCCGGCCAGCAGGGTCGCGGTGCTGCGGCCCGGCGAATCTCTCGAGCTGTAA
- a CDS encoding GntR family transcriptional regulator, giving the protein MKEPEAYAPTAADFVYRHLRAQIFAKKRQPGDRLTEEAIAQELDVSRTPVREAIRRLTAEGLATLIPNAGARLANPTKKEIMDTYELREYLECLAARKAALNITGAQANTLQQTIDEEEQIFAARNFEAYLDVNNRFHRTLAECSGNAVLAEFVGNLLARTCVYMIFYDSFFDMSTNPSLDEHRALLKALLAHDSDKAEQLMKVHLMLSATSLKSNEGLRVRSE; this is encoded by the coding sequence ATGAAAGAACCGGAAGCTTACGCCCCGACTGCCGCGGATTTCGTCTACCGACATCTGCGCGCCCAGATCTTCGCCAAAAAGCGCCAGCCCGGCGACCGGCTCACCGAGGAGGCGATCGCCCAGGAGCTCGACGTCAGCCGCACGCCCGTGCGCGAGGCGATCCGCCGCCTCACCGCCGAGGGATTGGCGACGCTGATCCCCAACGCCGGCGCCCGTCTGGCCAATCCGACCAAGAAAGAAATCATGGATACCTACGAGCTGCGCGAATATTTGGAGTGTCTGGCGGCGCGCAAGGCGGCTCTCAACATCACGGGCGCGCAGGCGAACACGCTTCAGCAGACGATCGACGAAGAAGAGCAGATTTTCGCCGCCCGCAATTTCGAGGCCTATCTCGACGTGAACAACCGTTTTCACCGCACGCTGGCGGAGTGTTCCGGCAACGCCGTGCTGGCGGAGTTCGTCGGCAATCTGCTGGCGCGCACCTGCGTGTACATGATCTTTTACGATTCGTTCTTCGACATGAGCACCAACCCCAGTCTCGACGAGCACCGCGCCCTGCTCAAGGCGCTGCTGGCGCACGACTCCGACAAGGCGGAGCAGCTCATGAAAGTCCATTTGATGCTGTCGGCCACGTCGCTGAAAAGCAACGAAGGACTGCGCGTTCGCAGCGAATAA
- a CDS encoding amidohydrolase, whose translation MKSLVIRGKIWTGCKDRPWAEATAVENGRFVYVGDWASARAACPGADVEDYGANMVMPGMSDGHLHLTAFARQRLYVDLLSVKSLAEAGEMLRKKAAQLKPGAWIRAINFNEMAWADTTPPTREWLDSFNFDHPVVMSRYCGHRHIANTRAMKESGLWNSADPYVLSDERGEVTGVMTEGGAAPIIEAVAAEYETPQKLTDAMEEAALCMASRGVTCGHACDAPKYALGEEIFTWQNLYERGKLPVRVICYHDRLPEFTFRSGIGNDQIMYGGLKIFMDGTLGGHTCAMREPFDDMPGSRGVPNHTDEELDRLIRAAHRRGIQVQAHMIGDAAVEQAAGAVERVIGEEGRPRLPYRFVHVICCPKDLRERLARLGVVLDLQPCQCYTDRVMAPLRLGAQRALDAYPFRALWDTGLLVVGSTDAPMELENMWIGIWNAVCRCDDDGSPLKYDPSQTLTLDEALTAYTINPWRAVGRGNEFGRIHPGYRTDFTVTDGNPFEKPAMELRRTTHLATYLEGRKVWSR comes from the coding sequence ATGAAAAGCCTTGTGATTCGCGGCAAGATCTGGACGGGATGCAAAGACCGCCCTTGGGCCGAGGCGACGGCAGTCGAGAACGGTCGTTTCGTTTACGTGGGCGATTGGGCCAGCGCTCGCGCTGCCTGTCCCGGCGCAGACGTGGAGGATTATGGCGCCAACATGGTCATGCCCGGCATGAGCGACGGGCATCTGCATCTGACCGCTTTTGCCCGTCAACGTCTCTACGTCGACCTGCTGTCGGTCAAATCTCTTGCGGAAGCCGGCGAGATGCTTCGCAAAAAAGCGGCGCAGCTCAAGCCCGGCGCATGGATCCGCGCCATTAACTTCAACGAGATGGCCTGGGCCGACACGACGCCGCCGACGCGGGAATGGCTTGACTCTTTCAACTTCGACCATCCCGTCGTGATGAGCCGTTACTGCGGCCATCGCCACATCGCCAACACCCGCGCCATGAAGGAAAGCGGCCTGTGGAACAGCGCCGATCCTTACGTGCTGAGCGACGAAAGGGGCGAAGTCACCGGCGTCATGACCGAAGGCGGCGCAGCTCCCATCATCGAAGCGGTGGCAGCGGAATACGAGACGCCGCAAAAGCTTACGGACGCGATGGAGGAAGCCGCGCTGTGCATGGCCTCTCGGGGCGTCACGTGCGGGCATGCCTGCGACGCGCCCAAATACGCTCTCGGCGAGGAAATCTTCACCTGGCAGAATCTGTACGAGCGGGGCAAACTGCCCGTGCGCGTGATCTGCTATCACGACCGGCTGCCGGAGTTCACCTTCCGCTCCGGCATCGGCAACGATCAGATCATGTACGGCGGCCTGAAGATCTTCATGGACGGCACGCTGGGCGGACACACCTGCGCCATGCGCGAGCCCTTCGACGACATGCCCGGGAGCCGCGGCGTACCCAATCACACCGACGAAGAGCTTGATCGGCTGATCCGCGCGGCTCACCGCCGCGGCATTCAGGTGCAGGCGCACATGATCGGCGACGCGGCCGTCGAACAGGCCGCCGGCGCCGTGGAACGCGTCATCGGGGAAGAGGGACGGCCGCGACTGCCGTATCGCTTCGTGCACGTGATCTGCTGTCCCAAAGACCTGCGCGAACGACTCGCCCGCCTTGGCGTCGTGCTCGACCTGCAGCCTTGTCAATGCTACACCGATCGCGTCATGGCGCCGTTGCGCCTCGGCGCGCAGCGCGCCCTCGACGCGTATCCCTTCCGCGCGCTCTGGGACACGGGGTTGCTTGTCGTGGGCAGCACCGACGCGCCGATGGAACTGGAGAACATGTGGATCGGCATCTGGAATGCAGTGTGCCGCTGCGACGACGACGGCTCGCCGCTCAAGTACGATCCCTCGCAGACGCTGACGCTGGACGAAGCCCTGACGGCCTATACGATCAATCCGTGGCGCGCCGTCGGCAGAGGAAACGAGTTCGGTCGCATCCATCCCGGCTATCGCACCGACTTCACCGTGACCG